Proteins from a single region of Bdellovibrio bacteriovorus HD100:
- a CDS encoding BolA/IbaG family iron-sulfur metabolism protein yields the protein MKERLEKHYPQSTIEVFDLTGTQDHWEVFVESTVFAGMTRIQQHQNVMACFGPELKTGEVHALSIKTKIKS from the coding sequence ATGAAAGAACGTTTAGAGAAGCATTATCCTCAATCCACGATCGAAGTTTTCGATCTGACCGGAACTCAGGATCACTGGGAAGTGTTCGTGGAAAGCACTGTATTTGCCGGCATGACCCGCATTCAGCAGCACCAGAACGTCATGGCTTGCTTTGGTCCAGAATTGAAGACCGGAGAGGTTCATGCCCTTTCAATCAAGACTAAGATTAAATCATAA
- a CDS encoding cyclic nucleotide-binding domain-containing protein yields the protein MSVKTFKKGEVIYKDGDKITAVYLIQSGGANQCLIRGKKTIDLFQLGSSHILGDQVILGQATHPTSAVATTETKVLEIPVETLKQQYEGAPQMLKVIIKSLADRLRLAMNDVRSSKMEKDSSPCPEDQVAKVYGAVFHTANHKGDRSQAGRVIVDWNMMKQYCQRVMGDSPKRIEQAINILVKLKLALYEMGKDPTNPDGPEEIQKVHFLDLGLVESFFEFYQYYYFKGGRSDLLKVDELCMQMLGAILKLSENEQPDRFGIVGVDFAKFSEFCKEEIGINLNNDHFARLEGKGVFMKRKNAGSGVVLQFEVKEFRSILQSWKMLREIEKWNEKGFVDMDEKEEKPKKKSSGPSCPACSVEVQAGAKFCHECGHKMTAAA from the coding sequence ATGTCTGTAAAAACCTTTAAAAAAGGCGAAGTGATCTATAAAGACGGCGATAAAATTACGGCCGTTTATCTGATCCAATCCGGTGGTGCGAATCAATGTTTGATCCGCGGGAAAAAGACCATCGACCTTTTCCAGTTGGGTTCTTCTCACATTCTTGGTGATCAGGTGATTCTGGGGCAAGCCACTCACCCCACGTCTGCGGTTGCGACCACTGAAACCAAGGTGCTGGAAATTCCGGTTGAAACCCTGAAGCAACAATACGAAGGCGCCCCACAGATGCTGAAGGTGATCATCAAGTCCCTAGCAGACCGCCTTCGTCTGGCGATGAATGATGTTCGTTCCAGTAAAATGGAAAAAGATTCGTCCCCTTGCCCTGAAGATCAGGTCGCCAAGGTGTACGGCGCGGTCTTCCACACCGCCAATCACAAAGGTGACAGATCCCAGGCCGGTCGCGTGATTGTGGACTGGAACATGATGAAGCAATACTGCCAGCGCGTGATGGGGGATTCCCCGAAACGCATCGAGCAGGCTATCAACATTCTGGTGAAGCTGAAGCTGGCGTTGTATGAAATGGGCAAAGACCCGACAAATCCGGATGGACCGGAGGAAATCCAGAAGGTTCACTTCCTGGATCTGGGCCTGGTCGAAAGCTTCTTTGAATTCTATCAGTACTACTATTTCAAAGGCGGAAGATCCGACCTTTTGAAGGTCGATGAACTGTGCATGCAGATGCTGGGCGCGATCCTGAAGCTGTCCGAAAATGAACAGCCGGACCGTTTTGGTATCGTCGGTGTTGATTTCGCCAAGTTCAGCGAATTCTGCAAAGAGGAAATCGGCATCAACCTGAACAACGACCACTTTGCCCGTCTGGAAGGCAAAGGTGTCTTCATGAAACGCAAAAACGCCGGTTCAGGCGTGGTCCTGCAATTTGAAGTCAAAGAGTTCCGCTCGATCCTGCAAAGCTGGAAGATGCTGCGCGAGATTGAAAAATGGAACGAAAAAGGCTTCGTCGACATGGACGAAAAAGAAGAAAAGCCGAAGAAAAAATCCAGTGGTCCGTCCTGCCCTGCGTGCAGTGTCGAGGTTCAGGCCGGAGCCAAGTTCTGCCACGAGTGTGGACATAAGATGACAGCGGCGGCGTAA
- a CDS encoding LTA synthase family protein: MFGPSYRLIKIFSLVLLTVLFYFFARAEFLIWNWSLFKNKPVQDILWSFIVGLRFDVAAILTLSAPLILLAFVPWPRAWNGIWATKTWVIFSLLQVPFLILNLGDTEFINFVGRRFTFDSLFVVNEIPGKVWNFVSSYWLLFLVNSLIVLLFVLLVRKVTLSGFEKLQWSANGGKEKAKLWLAHGFLCFVALAISVIGIRGGLQAKPVSFVNANVFTAPLLNNLVLNSTFTFIKSYGAKGLSKDKYFDDKHEMLSLLNGSLRGSLMEGRRPKAPQNVVIIILESFGEEYIGPVNGKSYTPFLDSLKAKSLSFENAYANGRRSIEGVGAIMGGIPALMNEPFISSHFTSNYFLGLGTLLAPAKYSTSFFHGGHNGTMYFDSFMQSAGVEKYFGAREYGNVADDDGVWGIWDEPFLQWMLTQVDQLPQPFMTSVFTLSSHQPYKIPPQYKERFKEGPIEILKTVEYTDFALEKFFTEAEKKPWFKNTLFIVTADHASMHYRPEFENEQGSYRIPLFLYHPGFKFPQVDTKMVVQQIDILPTVLDFLGISDKDQNYLGSSIFVPGDKTAVNFIDGRYLLFAKDYFLRWTPGQGPPQMFAMADRATEHEIPAEQPGTSPRRHALEKKLKATIQYFNEGMWDNKLYYPSK, from the coding sequence ATGTTTGGACCGTCCTATCGCCTGATTAAGATATTCTCTCTGGTATTGCTGACTGTGCTCTTCTATTTCTTCGCAAGGGCCGAGTTCCTTATTTGGAATTGGAGTTTATTCAAAAACAAACCCGTTCAGGACATTTTGTGGTCCTTTATTGTGGGTCTGCGCTTTGATGTGGCAGCCATTCTGACCTTGAGTGCTCCTTTGATTTTGCTGGCTTTTGTGCCGTGGCCACGGGCCTGGAACGGGATTTGGGCCACGAAGACCTGGGTGATTTTCAGTTTATTGCAGGTGCCGTTTTTGATTCTGAACTTGGGGGATACTGAGTTCATCAATTTTGTGGGTCGTCGTTTCACTTTTGACAGCTTGTTTGTGGTCAATGAGATCCCCGGCAAAGTCTGGAACTTCGTCAGCAGCTACTGGCTGCTGTTTTTGGTGAACTCATTGATTGTGCTGTTGTTTGTTCTTCTGGTGCGCAAAGTGACGCTGTCAGGTTTTGAAAAACTGCAGTGGAGTGCGAACGGCGGAAAAGAAAAAGCCAAGCTGTGGCTGGCCCATGGCTTCCTTTGCTTCGTGGCGCTGGCAATTTCTGTGATCGGTATCCGTGGCGGGCTTCAGGCCAAACCCGTCAGCTTTGTGAATGCCAATGTCTTTACCGCGCCGCTGTTGAACAATCTGGTGCTGAATTCCACTTTCACTTTTATCAAAAGCTACGGCGCCAAGGGCCTTAGCAAAGACAAGTATTTCGACGACAAACACGAAATGCTGTCTTTGCTGAATGGTTCTTTGCGTGGTTCCCTGATGGAAGGCCGCCGCCCGAAAGCCCCCCAGAATGTGGTGATCATCATTCTGGAAAGCTTCGGTGAAGAATACATCGGACCGGTGAACGGAAAGTCCTACACTCCGTTTTTGGATTCTTTAAAAGCCAAATCACTCAGCTTTGAAAACGCCTATGCCAATGGCCGCCGCTCTATCGAAGGGGTCGGGGCGATCATGGGTGGCATCCCGGCGTTGATGAACGAGCCGTTCATTTCCTCGCATTTTACCTCGAACTATTTCCTGGGCCTGGGCACACTGCTGGCACCAGCCAAATATTCCACCAGCTTTTTCCATGGCGGGCACAATGGAACCATGTACTTTGATTCCTTCATGCAAAGTGCCGGGGTGGAAAAGTATTTCGGTGCGCGCGAATACGGCAATGTTGCCGATGATGACGGTGTCTGGGGCATTTGGGATGAACCGTTTCTGCAATGGATGCTGACCCAGGTCGATCAGCTGCCGCAGCCGTTTATGACTTCGGTGTTCACGCTGAGCTCGCATCAGCCGTACAAGATTCCGCCACAGTATAAGGAGCGCTTCAAGGAAGGCCCGATTGAGATCCTGAAAACGGTTGAATACACCGATTTTGCCCTGGAAAAATTCTTTACCGAGGCCGAGAAAAAACCGTGGTTCAAAAACACGCTGTTCATTGTGACAGCGGACCACGCCTCCATGCACTACCGTCCCGAATTTGAAAACGAACAGGGGAGCTATCGCATTCCACTGTTCCTGTATCACCCGGGCTTTAAGTTCCCGCAAGTGGACACGAAGATGGTCGTGCAGCAGATCGATATTCTGCCGACGGTGTTGGATTTCCTGGGAATTTCAGACAAGGATCAGAACTACCTGGGAAGTTCCATTTTCGTCCCGGGTGACAAGACGGCCGTGAACTTCATCGACGGCCGCTATCTGCTGTTTGCAAAAGACTATTTCCTGCGCTGGACGCCCGGGCAGGGCCCCCCGCAAATGTTTGCCATGGCTGACCGCGCGACCGAGCACGAGATCCCGGCGGAGCAGCCCGGGACTTCACCACGCCGGCATGCGCTGGAAAAAAAGCTTAAAGCCACCATCCAGTACTTCAACGAAGGCATGTGGGACAATAAGCTTTATTATCCTTCAAAATAG
- a CDS encoding HNH endonuclease, with protein MDYFFSAAPPEHQKREKAKARELRQSQWWKQELGKGLCYHCGKRFKPADLTMDHLIPIARGGKSNKNNCVPSCKDCNSKKGYKTRAEMALEELKNSSAPVPSEDQNEQDDQE; from the coding sequence ATGGATTACTTCTTTTCGGCCGCTCCTCCGGAGCATCAAAAACGTGAAAAAGCCAAGGCCCGGGAGCTTCGCCAAAGCCAATGGTGGAAGCAGGAACTGGGCAAAGGTCTGTGCTATCACTGCGGTAAGCGTTTCAAACCGGCCGATCTCACAATGGATCACCTGATTCCGATTGCCCGCGGCGGCAAATCCAACAAGAACAACTGCGTTCCATCCTGCAAGGACTGCAATAGCAAGAAGGGCTATAAGACCCGCGCGGAAATGGCGCTGGAGGAACTAAAAAACTCTTCTGCTCCGGTCCCCTCTGAGGACCAAAATGAACAAGACGACCAAGAATAG
- a CDS encoding CBS domain-containing protein — protein sequence MKVKDVMHERAEYINRDRTVREAAEMMARGDYGCLPIEENDRMIGMITDRDITLRVVAKGLDPNVTKVSECMSKGIEYCFEEDNLLDVGEMMASQKIRRMPVINDKKRLVGMLSLGDIASKARDQSLSHEILSHVSH from the coding sequence ATGAAAGTAAAAGACGTCATGCATGAACGCGCAGAATATATCAACCGGGACCGCACGGTGCGCGAAGCCGCCGAAATGATGGCTCGGGGGGATTACGGCTGCCTGCCCATCGAGGAAAACGACCGGATGATAGGCATGATCACCGACCGCGATATCACCCTGCGCGTGGTCGCCAAAGGGTTGGATCCGAACGTCACCAAAGTCAGCGAATGCATGAGCAAGGGAATTGAATATTGCTTTGAGGAGGACAACCTGCTGGATGTCGGCGAAATGATGGCATCCCAGAAGATCCGTCGCATGCCGGTGATCAACGATAAAAAAAGACTGGTGGGAATGCTCAGCCTGGGGGACATCGCCAGCAAGGCGCGGGACCAGAGCCTGTCCCACGAAATCCTGTCCCATGTTTCCCATTAG
- a CDS encoding FAD-binding oxidoreductase, whose amino-acid sequence MSTTALRDLESILKKDQIKTDEESLKYWGRDWTTYFDIKASAIVFPHSTADVVALVQWARQNKIALIPSGGRTGLSGAAVATNGEVVVSFDQMNKIKEFNSVDQTVVIEPGVVTEALQQFAHSKQLFYPVDFAARGSSQMGGNIATNAGGIKVVRYGLTRDWVVGLTVVTGTGDVLELNNGLVKNATGYDLRHLFIGSEGTLGFITEATIKLAANPPPMNVLVMGVTGLDAVMKIFAEFKTKTPLVAFEMFSDKALRKVLDSTGLSAPLATECPFYVLAEVETRNEQDQEHALGVFEKCLEEGWVLDGVISQSEVQAKTFWRYREDISESLAKYSPYKNDIAVAISKVPPFMEDLDQVLSKAYPNWEVVWFGHIGDGNLHINILRPEGMTKEEFVKECRKVDVMVFDAVKKYKGSISAEHGVGLTKKTFLNYTRSEAEIQLMRGIKKVFDPDNIINPGKVI is encoded by the coding sequence ATGTCCACCACAGCTCTCCGCGACCTTGAAAGCATCTTGAAGAAAGACCAAATCAAAACCGACGAAGAGAGTCTGAAATACTGGGGCCGGGACTGGACAACCTATTTCGACATCAAAGCCAGCGCCATTGTTTTCCCTCACTCCACCGCTGATGTGGTTGCGCTGGTCCAATGGGCCCGTCAAAACAAAATTGCTCTGATCCCTTCCGGAGGCCGCACAGGTCTTTCCGGCGCCGCAGTCGCCACCAACGGCGAAGTGGTCGTGTCTTTTGATCAAATGAACAAAATCAAAGAGTTCAATTCCGTGGATCAAACCGTGGTGATTGAACCGGGTGTCGTGACTGAAGCTTTGCAACAGTTTGCGCATTCCAAACAGCTTTTCTATCCGGTGGATTTTGCAGCCCGCGGATCTTCCCAGATGGGTGGCAACATCGCGACCAACGCCGGCGGCATCAAAGTCGTTCGTTACGGCCTGACTCGTGACTGGGTTGTCGGACTGACGGTGGTGACCGGCACCGGGGACGTCCTGGAGCTGAACAACGGCCTGGTGAAAAATGCCACCGGCTATGATCTGCGCCACCTGTTCATCGGCTCTGAAGGAACTTTGGGCTTTATCACCGAAGCGACCATCAAGCTTGCTGCCAATCCCCCGCCAATGAATGTTTTGGTGATGGGTGTGACCGGCCTGGATGCTGTGATGAAGATCTTTGCGGAATTCAAAACGAAAACTCCGCTGGTGGCGTTTGAGATGTTCTCGGACAAAGCTTTGCGCAAGGTTTTGGACAGCACGGGTTTGTCGGCTCCGCTGGCGACCGAGTGCCCGTTCTATGTTCTGGCGGAAGTTGAAACCCGCAATGAACAGGACCAGGAACATGCTTTGGGTGTGTTTGAAAAGTGCCTGGAAGAAGGCTGGGTTCTGGACGGCGTGATTTCCCAGTCCGAAGTTCAAGCCAAGACCTTCTGGAGATACCGCGAGGACATCTCTGAATCTTTGGCGAAATATTCCCCGTACAAAAACGACATCGCGGTGGCGATTTCCAAAGTGCCGCCATTCATGGAAGACCTGGACCAGGTCCTGTCCAAAGCTTATCCGAACTGGGAAGTGGTCTGGTTCGGCCACATTGGCGACGGGAATCTGCACATCAATATCCTGCGCCCCGAGGGCATGACCAAGGAAGAATTCGTCAAGGAATGCCGCAAGGTCGACGTGATGGTCTTTGATGCGGTTAAAAAGTACAAAGGATCCATCTCGGCTGAACACGGTGTGGGCCTGACCAAAAAGACCTTCCTGAATTACACTCGCTCGGAAGCTGAAATCCAGCTTATGCGCGGGATTAAGAAAGTCTTCGACCCGGACAACATCATCAATCCGGGCAAAGTTATCTAG
- a CDS encoding YgaP family membrane protein, translating into MRCNVALWDRILRFLFGVGLTAYAVAGGPFWAYIGVYGLITAAWGLCPVYAFFRIRTLKDYHRPINEE; encoded by the coding sequence ATGAGATGCAATGTCGCCCTGTGGGACCGCATTCTAAGATTTCTGTTCGGCGTGGGTTTGACCGCTTACGCTGTGGCAGGCGGTCCTTTCTGGGCGTACATTGGGGTCTATGGTCTGATCACGGCCGCTTGGGGCTTGTGTCCCGTCTATGCTTTCTTTAGAATCAGAACTCTGAAAGATTATCACCGCCCGATCAACGAAGAATAG
- the grxD gene encoding Grx4 family monothiol glutaredoxin: MATTHERIDQIVKGNKIVLFMKGTQQFPMCGFSARACAILQDMGVQFHDVNVLDDDEIRQGIKEYGNWPTIPQLYINHQLVGGSDIMMEMYQSGELQELLK; the protein is encoded by the coding sequence ATGGCAACGACTCACGAAAGAATTGATCAGATTGTTAAAGGTAACAAAATCGTATTGTTCATGAAAGGGACTCAACAGTTCCCTATGTGCGGATTCTCTGCTCGTGCATGCGCAATCCTTCAGGATATGGGCGTTCAGTTCCACGATGTGAACGTACTTGATGACGACGAAATCCGTCAGGGCATCAAAGAGTACGGCAACTGGCCGACAATTCCACAGCTTTACATCAACCACCAGTTGGTTGGCGGCAGCGACATCATGATGGAAATGTACCAGTCCGGCGAACTTCAGGAACTTCTGAAGTAG
- a CDS encoding substrate-binding periplasmic protein, translating to MLILALFLSANTSHATSKTTITLITHEAPPYMAEALPDKGAIFFALAKVLKKGGYELNVVFAPSWVRAKMKAQTDPLIDGYAPYRAIENADLFEFSEYNLESPWVLAERKDHPIEWNKVQDLSKYVAGNVQGVELRPGVKELADQGKLKIETTTTQNNNILKLATKRVDYIFSDAFVFRYLLATDPKLKKYRNKLQINSKPIVIERYGVALKKTKNSAKIIKLINEGSDEFKKHIEDYLRQIEKEKTP from the coding sequence ATGCTTATTTTAGCGCTGTTCCTGTCTGCGAACACATCTCATGCGACCAGCAAAACTACCATCACCCTCATCACTCATGAGGCTCCCCCTTATATGGCCGAAGCCCTGCCCGACAAGGGGGCTATTTTCTTCGCTCTTGCCAAGGTACTAAAGAAAGGCGGCTATGAGCTGAATGTGGTCTTTGCCCCCTCTTGGGTCCGGGCAAAAATGAAGGCGCAGACCGACCCGTTGATCGATGGTTATGCCCCCTATCGCGCCATTGAAAACGCCGATCTCTTCGAGTTTTCAGAATACAATCTTGAAAGCCCCTGGGTCTTGGCCGAGCGAAAAGACCATCCCATTGAATGGAACAAAGTGCAGGACTTGAGCAAATACGTGGCCGGAAATGTGCAAGGAGTCGAACTTCGCCCCGGAGTCAAAGAGCTGGCCGATCAGGGCAAACTGAAAATTGAAACGACCACCACCCAGAACAACAACATTCTGAAACTGGCGACCAAAAGAGTGGACTATATATTTTCAGATGCGTTTGTTTTTCGTTATTTGCTGGCCACCGACCCGAAGCTGAAAAAGTATCGAAACAAGCTGCAGATCAACTCCAAACCCATCGTCATTGAACGCTATGGGGTGGCCCTTAAAAAAACCAAAAACTCGGCAAAAATTATCAAGCTGATCAATGAGGGTTCGGACGAATTCAAGAAGCACATCGAAGACTATCTTCGTCAGATTGAAAAGGAAAAAACGCCTTAA
- a CDS encoding DUF4337 domain-containing protein, with product MSDDNSSNFEIRCGVVIAVFAAVMAVSDLVAGKYGDDEIIGTNEKAAAYMWYQSKSVKETLVEGEKSLLESLKQAGALKPGTEKAIDNHLVTLQKRILRYKKEKNEILRGSQTVGQDNWVQDINGELGKIIGAQEMESHLATLSVAGDRFDMSSLFFQLCLVLGAMSLILKKESLQNVFFAGMCILGMVGTGISLWAYLGVA from the coding sequence ATGTCAGACGATAATTCTTCTAATTTTGAAATTCGTTGTGGTGTTGTGATCGCTGTTTTTGCCGCGGTCATGGCGGTGAGTGATCTGGTTGCGGGCAAGTACGGGGATGATGAGATTATCGGAACCAATGAAAAAGCCGCAGCTTACATGTGGTACCAGTCGAAAAGTGTGAAAGAAACGCTGGTCGAAGGGGAAAAGTCCCTGCTGGAAAGCCTGAAACAGGCCGGAGCTTTGAAGCCGGGAACTGAAAAGGCCATCGACAATCATCTGGTCACTTTGCAGAAACGCATTCTGCGCTATAAAAAAGAAAAAAATGAAATCCTTCGCGGGTCTCAGACCGTGGGGCAGGACAACTGGGTTCAGGACATCAATGGCGAGCTGGGCAAAATTATCGGCGCCCAGGAAATGGAATCCCATCTGGCGACGCTGTCGGTTGCCGGGGACCGCTTTGATATGTCCAGTTTGTTCTTCCAGTTGTGCCTGGTGCTGGGGGCGATGAGCTTGATCCTGAAAAAAGAAAGCCTGCAAAACGTGTTTTTTGCAGGCATGTGTATCTTGGGAATGGTCGGCACGGGGATTTCCCTGTGGGCCTATCTGGGTGTGGCTTAA
- a CDS encoding PilZ domain-containing protein, which translates to MSESLIVFKAIHNEAEKQNLLQRLVNSNESIVLRDKFDRSITLRTMGVNDKLQIKCHPPESTAMNTEDSARFTASFSIKGEKYLFETHPVINDNNVTLTVLNLFHLQKRKNYRYVIPSDYSAEFVVTYLNQSVCSHTCRLLDLSTEGCAVEIPQTEADLHLEDLVEAEIFLGDRDPIVVQGLIKNIRVKNDETLVLGVEFNHMANASEGKIVASLTDLQRDIYFRRTG; encoded by the coding sequence ATGAGTGAATCTCTGATCGTTTTCAAAGCCATTCATAATGAAGCTGAAAAACAGAACCTGCTGCAGCGTCTGGTGAACAGCAATGAGTCGATTGTCCTGAGGGACAAATTCGATCGCAGCATCACCCTTCGCACCATGGGCGTGAACGACAAACTGCAGATCAAATGTCACCCCCCGGAATCCACAGCCATGAACACAGAGGATTCCGCCAGGTTCACCGCCAGCTTTTCAATCAAAGGTGAAAAATACCTGTTTGAAACCCATCCGGTGATCAACGACAACAATGTCACCCTGACGGTCCTGAATCTGTTCCATCTTCAAAAAAGAAAAAACTATCGCTATGTGATTCCGTCGGACTATTCCGCTGAGTTTGTGGTGACTTACCTGAATCAGTCCGTGTGTTCACACACCTGCCGTCTGCTGGATCTTTCCACCGAAGGCTGCGCTGTGGAAATCCCTCAGACCGAAGCTGATCTGCACCTTGAAGATCTTGTGGAAGCCGAAATCTTCCTGGGCGACCGCGACCCGATCGTCGTTCAGGGGCTGATTAAAAACATCCGTGTCAAAAATGACGAGACCCTGGTTTTAGGCGTGGAGTTCAACCACATGGCCAATGCCAGCGAGGGTAAGATTGTGGCCTCCCTCACCGACTTGCAACGCGATATCTATTTCCGTCGTACGGGTTAA